In the Pseudomonas orientalis genome, one interval contains:
- a CDS encoding C40 family peptidase, with product MLNRFAPLVPLALVTLLFGCASHPQQVAEQQKPQVQNQAKFVAAQSASVYEEELATEKELADFSGSKPYQLPVLADSILERGMSLIGTRYRFGGTSEAGFDCSGFIGYLFREEAGMNLPRSTREMINVKAPLVARNNLKPGDLLFFSTAGRGRVSHAGIYLGDNQFIHSSSRRSGGVRVDNLGDSYWSKTFIEAKRALAMAPATVTASK from the coding sequence ATGCTAAATCGCTTCGCACCCCTCGTGCCTCTCGCACTCGTTACCCTGTTGTTTGGTTGCGCCTCCCACCCTCAGCAGGTGGCAGAACAGCAAAAACCCCAGGTTCAAAATCAGGCTAAATTCGTTGCTGCACAGTCTGCTTCTGTTTATGAAGAAGAGCTGGCAACCGAAAAAGAACTCGCCGATTTCTCCGGCAGCAAGCCTTACCAACTCCCCGTTCTGGCCGACAGCATTCTCGAGCGCGGCATGTCCCTGATCGGTACCCGCTACCGTTTCGGCGGCACTTCCGAAGCCGGTTTCGACTGCAGCGGTTTTATCGGCTATCTGTTTCGTGAAGAAGCCGGCATGAATCTGCCGCGCTCCACCCGCGAAATGATCAACGTGAAAGCACCGTTGGTCGCGCGCAACAACCTCAAGCCCGGTGATCTGCTTTTCTTCAGTACAGCCGGTCGCGGTCGGGTCAGCCACGCCGGTATCTACCTGGGCGATAACCAGTTTATCCACTCCAGCAGCCGCCGCAGCGGTGGGGTGCGGGTCGATAACCTGGGCGACAGCTACTGGAGCAAGACCTTCATCGAAGCCAAGCGCGCACTCGCCATGGCTCCCGCTACGGTTACCGCCAGTAAGTAA
- the hda gene encoding DnaA regulatory inactivator Hda — MKPIQLPLGVRLRDDATFINYYPGANAAALGYVERLCEADAGWTESLIYLWGKHGVGRTHLLQAACLRFEQMGEPAVYLPLAELMDHGVGIFDSLEQYELVCLDDLQAIAGKADWEEALFHLFNRLRDSGRRLLIAASTSPRELPVKLADLKSRLTLALIFQMRPLSDEDKLRALQLRASRRGLHLTDEVGHFILTRGTRSMSALFDLLEQLDQASLQAQRKLTIPFLKETLGW; from the coding sequence ATGAAACCGATTCAGCTGCCCTTAGGTGTGCGTCTGCGTGACGACGCTACCTTTATCAATTACTACCCAGGCGCCAATGCCGCTGCACTCGGCTATGTCGAGCGCCTCTGCGAAGCCGACGCCGGGTGGACTGAAAGCCTGATCTATCTGTGGGGCAAGCATGGCGTAGGGCGTACCCACTTGCTGCAAGCCGCGTGCCTGCGCTTCGAGCAAATGGGCGAGCCGGCGGTCTACCTGCCGTTGGCCGAGCTGATGGACCACGGGGTCGGGATTTTCGACAGCCTCGAACAATACGAACTGGTGTGTCTTGACGATTTGCAGGCCATCGCGGGCAAGGCGGATTGGGAAGAGGCGCTGTTCCACCTGTTCAACCGCCTGCGCGACAGCGGCCGGCGCCTGTTGATCGCCGCATCCACCTCGCCACGTGAACTGCCGGTGAAGCTGGCCGACCTCAAGTCGCGCCTGACGCTGGCGTTGATCTTCCAGATGCGCCCCCTGTCCGACGAGGACAAATTGCGCGCCCTGCAACTGCGCGCCTCGCGTCGCGGCCTGCACCTGACCGACGAGGTCGGGCATTTCATTCTCACCCGTGGCACGCGCAGCATGAGCGCCTTGTTCGATCTGCTTGAACAGCTCGACCAGGCCTCATTGCAGGCCCAGCGCAAGCTCACCATCCCATTCCTGAAGGAAACCCTCGGCTGGTAG
- a CDS encoding AI-2E family transporter → MADTRRWVWLGGIVLLCVFVFLLHSILTPFLVALLLAYLFDPVVDRLEKAGLSRTWGVIAVFALFTLIITALVLVLVPMLAKQLYRLYELAPQMLDWLQHTAMPWAQAKLGLSDGFWKFDKVKAAISEHMDKTTDIVSMVLSQATASSLALIGWLTNLVLIPVVAFYLLRDWDIMMAKIRSLLPRDREERIVSLAGECHEVLGAFVRGQLLVMLALGIIYAAGLMAIGLELGLLIGLIAGLAAIVPYMGFVIGIGAALVAGLFQFGGDLYPMLGIVAVFMVGQALEGMVLTPLLVGDRIGLHPVAVIFAILAGGELFGFTGILLALPVAAVIMVLVRHVHDLYKDSDVYTGVEDPDL, encoded by the coding sequence ATGGCGGATACGCGTCGTTGGGTGTGGCTTGGCGGGATTGTCCTGCTGTGCGTTTTTGTGTTCCTGCTGCATTCGATCCTGACGCCGTTTCTGGTGGCGTTGCTGCTCGCCTATCTGTTCGATCCCGTGGTGGATCGCCTGGAGAAAGCCGGCCTGTCGCGAACCTGGGGTGTGATCGCGGTTTTTGCCTTGTTCACCCTGATCATCACCGCCCTGGTGCTGGTGCTGGTGCCGATGCTGGCCAAGCAGCTGTATCGACTTTACGAACTGGCGCCGCAGATGCTCGACTGGTTGCAGCACACGGCGATGCCCTGGGCCCAGGCCAAGCTGGGGCTGTCGGACGGGTTCTGGAAGTTCGACAAGGTCAAGGCGGCAATCAGTGAGCATATGGACAAGACCACCGATATCGTCAGTATGGTGCTCAGCCAGGCAACCGCTTCCAGCCTTGCGCTGATCGGCTGGCTGACCAATCTGGTGCTGATTCCGGTGGTGGCGTTCTATCTGCTGCGGGACTGGGACATCATGATGGCCAAGATCCGCAGCCTGCTGCCGCGCGACCGCGAGGAGCGCATCGTGTCCCTGGCCGGCGAATGCCATGAAGTATTGGGCGCGTTCGTACGTGGGCAACTGCTGGTGATGTTGGCGCTGGGCATCATCTACGCCGCCGGCTTGATGGCGATCGGCCTTGAGCTGGGCCTGTTGATCGGCCTGATTGCCGGCCTTGCTGCGATCGTGCCTTATATGGGCTTTGTGATTGGTATCGGCGCGGCGCTGGTGGCGGGGCTGTTCCAGTTTGGTGGTGATCTGTACCCGATGTTGGGAATTGTCGCGGTATTCATGGTCGGTCAGGCACTGGAAGGCATGGTGCTGACGCCGCTGCTGGTGGGCGATCGGATTGGCTTGCATCCCGTGGCGGTGATCTTTGCGATCCTGGCGGGCGGTGAGCTGTTCGGCTTTACCGGCATCCTGCTGGCGCTGCCGGTGGCGGCGGTGATCATGGTGCTGGTGCGGCATGTTCACGATCTGTACAAGGATTCGGACGTGTACACGGGCGTTGAAGACCCCGATCTGTAA
- a CDS encoding C40 family peptidase: protein MSTSARLILLVCAALLSACANRPPPPAPVAVKPKPVFNYSTQNFSPAAEDVLFRALGLVGTPYRWGGNTPDSGFDCSGLIGFVYRDAAGISLPRTTRELIVMRAQDVSEQNLQTGDLLFFATGGGSRVSHAGIYVGEGRFVHAPQTGGTVKLDTLSKAYWQNAYLSAKRVLPANLARNP, encoded by the coding sequence ATGTCGACCTCGGCCCGCCTTATTCTGCTTGTTTGCGCCGCGCTCCTCAGCGCCTGCGCGAACCGTCCACCGCCGCCCGCTCCCGTAGCGGTCAAGCCCAAGCCGGTGTTCAACTATTCCACCCAGAACTTTTCGCCTGCCGCGGAAGACGTGCTCTTCCGCGCGCTGGGTCTGGTGGGTACGCCTTATCGTTGGGGCGGCAACACGCCGGACTCGGGGTTTGATTGCAGCGGGCTGATTGGCTTTGTCTACCGTGACGCGGCGGGTATTTCTTTGCCGCGTACTACTCGCGAGCTGATCGTGATGCGTGCTCAGGACGTCAGCGAGCAGAACCTGCAAACCGGTGACCTGTTGTTCTTTGCCACCGGTGGTGGTTCGCGGGTCAGTCACGCCGGGATCTATGTGGGCGAGGGCCGTTTTGTGCACGCACCGCAGACCGGCGGTACAGTGAAGCTGGATACGCTGTCCAAGGCGTATTGGCAGAATGCTTACCTGAGCGCCAAGCGCGTGCTGCCGGCCAACCTGGCACGCAATCCCTGA
- the cobO gene encoding cob(I)yrinic acid a,c-diamide adenosyltransferase codes for MTDTPDREERHLARMLRKKAVIDERIANSPNECGLLLVLTGNGKGKSSSAFGMLARAMGHGMQCGVVQFIKGRHSTGEELFFRRFPEQVHFHVMGEGFTWETQDRQRDIAAAEAAWAVSRAMLNDPSIGLVVLDELNIALKHGYLDLDQVLSDLQARPPMQHVVVTGRGAKPELIEMGDTVTEMGMLKHAFQAGIKAQKGVEL; via the coding sequence ATGACCGATACCCCCGACCGCGAAGAACGCCACCTGGCGCGCATGCTGCGCAAAAAAGCCGTGATCGATGAACGCATCGCCAATTCGCCCAATGAGTGCGGTTTGCTGCTGGTGCTGACCGGCAACGGCAAGGGCAAGAGCAGTTCCGCCTTCGGCATGCTGGCCCGGGCCATGGGCCATGGCATGCAATGCGGCGTGGTGCAGTTCATCAAGGGGCGCCACAGTACCGGCGAAGAGCTGTTCTTCCGCCGTTTCCCCGAGCAAGTGCACTTCCATGTGATGGGCGAAGGCTTCACCTGGGAAACCCAGGATCGCCAGCGCGATATCGCGGCCGCCGAAGCGGCCTGGGCCGTCTCCCGGGCGATGCTCAATGACCCCTCCATCGGCCTGGTAGTGCTGGACGAATTGAACATTGCGCTCAAGCACGGCTACCTCGATCTGGACCAGGTGCTCAGCGACCTGCAAGCCCGTCCGCCGATGCAGCACGTGGTGGTCACCGGCCGTGGCGCCAAGCCTGAACTGATCGAAATGGGCGATACCGTCACCGAAATGGGCATGCTCAAGCACGCGTTCCAGGCCGGTATCAAGGCTCAGAAAGGCGTCGAACTTTGA
- a CDS encoding PQQ-dependent sugar dehydrogenase, with translation MHKTRLALLIMFAGTLAACGESSTLQVADGTGPSPRLPEPNKTLIPTVNIAPAVGWPEGAKPTAAAGTQVAAFAEGLEHPRWLYVLPNGDILVAETNAPPKPDDTKGIRGWVMEKVMGRAGAGVPSPNRITLLRDADHDGVAETRTVFLENLNSPFGMALVGNDLYVADSDKLLRFPYQPGETAIKAAGTKVVDLPGGSLNHHWTKNVVASQDGSKLYVSVGSNSNVGENGLEAEEGRAAIWEVDRATGQHRIFASGLRNPNGMAWEPQSGKLWTAVNERDEIGSDLVPDYITSVKDGAFYGWPFSYYGQHVDVRVTPQNPQLVAKAIAPDYAVGPHTASLGLTFAQGSKLPAQFSNGAFIGQHGSWNRKPHSGYKVIFVPFEGGQPKGKPVDVLTGFLDKDENAMGRPVGVVIDQQGALLVADDVGNKVWRVSAAK, from the coding sequence ATGCATAAAACCAGACTCGCCTTACTGATCATGTTCGCCGGCACCCTCGCCGCCTGCGGAGAAAGCTCCACTCTGCAGGTGGCAGATGGCACCGGACCCTCGCCCCGGTTGCCGGAACCGAACAAGACGCTGATCCCCACCGTAAACATCGCGCCGGCTGTCGGTTGGCCAGAAGGTGCCAAGCCAACTGCCGCAGCCGGCACGCAGGTGGCCGCATTTGCCGAGGGCCTGGAGCATCCGCGCTGGCTCTATGTGTTGCCCAATGGCGACATACTAGTGGCCGAGACCAACGCACCGCCCAAGCCGGATGACACCAAAGGCATTCGCGGCTGGGTCATGGAAAAAGTCATGGGCCGCGCCGGCGCGGGTGTGCCGAGCCCGAACCGCATCACCCTGCTGCGCGATGCCGACCACGACGGTGTCGCCGAAACGCGCACGGTGTTCCTGGAAAACCTCAACTCGCCGTTCGGCATGGCCCTGGTCGGTAACGACCTGTACGTGGCGGACTCGGACAAGTTGCTGCGTTTCCCCTACCAGCCTGGCGAAACCGCGATCAAGGCGGCCGGCACCAAGGTTGTCGACTTACCGGGTGGCAGCCTCAACCATCACTGGACCAAAAACGTGGTGGCCAGCCAGGATGGCAGCAAGCTGTATGTCAGCGTCGGCTCCAACAGCAACGTCGGCGAGAACGGTCTGGAAGCCGAAGAAGGCCGGGCGGCGATCTGGGAAGTGGACCGCGCCACGGGCCAGCACCGTATTTTCGCCTCCGGCCTGCGTAACCCCAACGGCATGGCCTGGGAACCCCAGAGCGGCAAGCTGTGGACGGCAGTGAACGAACGCGATGAAATCGGCAGTGACCTGGTGCCGGACTACATCACCTCGGTCAAGGATGGCGCGTTCTACGGCTGGCCTTTCAGCTATTACGGGCAACATGTGGACGTGCGCGTCACGCCGCAGAACCCGCAGCTGGTGGCCAAAGCCATTGCGCCGGACTATGCGGTCGGCCCGCATACCGCGTCATTGGGGCTGACTTTCGCGCAAGGCAGCAAACTACCGGCGCAGTTCAGCAACGGTGCGTTCATCGGCCAGCATGGCTCGTGGAATCGCAAGCCGCACAGTGGCTACAAGGTGATCTTCGTGCCGTTCGAGGGTGGGCAGCCTAAGGGCAAGCCGGTGGATGTGCTGACCGGGTTCCTTGATAAAGATGAGAACGCCATGGGTCGGCCAGTGGGGGTGGTGATCGATCAGCAAGGCGCTTTGCTGGTGGCGGATGATGTGGGCAATAAGGTGTGGCGGGTTTCCGCTGCCAAGTAA